One genomic window of Pocillopora verrucosa isolate sample1 chromosome 8, ASM3666991v2, whole genome shotgun sequence includes the following:
- the LOC131769739 gene encoding adenosine receptor A3-like: MQNLSCDILVLQFFPSITEVEDLRSTYITNCVFNILLCHTAVMMNIAAIYAIKKTSCLPKTLETLLLSLAASDVGVGLLSQPFYTWLLVKGLSKAIPNCSTYMVFDAIIGMFTITSFLGVLAVSADRFLAIHLHLRYQELVTHKRVVTSVVSLWLASVSVSVIVLWLSPHVKYLIMCVGGLVGLFLTTIAYSKIYLTVRRLKNDIEGGEVRQEAYNGEGANFANVLKTTVGIFYVYVVFWACYAPFFISTSSMIIYGRTTPLKGFFVWSLTLAYLNSTLNPVIYCWKMRHIRNAIMDTLRGVCSVRNQGASPQSLRAIRIESVVNNTVADKHTQCDKSLKPPA; this comes from the coding sequence ATGCAGAATTTGTCTTGTGATATATTGGTGTTGCAGTTCTTCCCCTCAATTACCGAAGTTGAAGATCTTCGTTCGACGTACATCACTAATTGTGTGTTCAACATTTTGCTCTGCCACACTGCAGTCATGATGAACATTGCAGCAATCTATGCGATTAAAAAGACGTCATGTTTACCGAAGACTCTGGAAACTCTCCTTCTGAGTCTTGCTGCATCAGATGTTGGTGTGGGATTATTGAGTCAGCCTTTCTATACCTGGCTCCTTGTCAAGGGATTATCCAAAGCTATCCCCAATTGTAGCACGTACATGGTTTTCGATGCGATAATCGGCATGTTCACGATAACGTCTTTCTTGGGCGTGTTGGCTGTAAGTGCAGACAGATTCCTAGCAAtccatcttcatctcagataccaggagcttgtgactcacaagcgtgTTGTTACCTCAGTGGTTTCTTTATGGTTGGCGAGTGTGAGTGTTTCTGTAATAGTACTCTGGCTTTCGCCCCATGTCAAGTACCTAATTATGTGTGTAGGAGGCCTCGTTGGTCTTTTTCTTACAACGATTGCTTACAGTAAGATTTATCTAACCGTGCGTCGACTTAAAAATGATATCGAAGGTGGCGAAGTGCGACAAGAAGCATATAATGGAGAGGGGGCTAATTTTGCGAACGTCCTTAAAACTACTGTGGGCATATTTTACGTATATGTCGTATTTTGGGCGTGTTATGCGCCTTTTTTCATCTCCACGTCGTCTATGATAATCTATGGCCGTACCACTCCCTTGAAGGGATTTTTTGTTTGGTCACTAACCCTTGCATATCTCAACTCGACTTTGAATCCTGtgatatactgctggaagatgaggcACATTCGAAACGCCATTATGGACACGCTACGAGGGGTATGCTCGGTCAGAAATCAAGGAGCTTCACCCCAATCATTGCGAGCCATACGAATCGAGAGCGTGGTAAATAACACAGTGGCTGACAAGCACACGCAATGCGATAAATCTTTGAAACCACCTGCATGA